Proteins encoded within one genomic window of Burkholderiaceae bacterium:
- a CDS encoding SNF2 family DNA/RNA helicase, translating into MTQQLLTPHQSQYVAWLLTRRAAGDTVESLASTLVDSQVDLNPHQVDAALFACRNPLSRGVILADEVGLGKTIEAGLVISQRWAERRRRILIIVPANLRKQWHQELQDKFNLQGLILEAKSYNALKKSGSGKQERQNPFLMTSGPIICSYQFAKAKANDIKEIAWDLVVLDEAHRLRNVYKTSNVIAKTLKEAMAHVHSKVLLTATPLQNSLLELYGLVSIIDDRVFGDLDSFRAQFTANGRDQAFGALRERLSAVCKRTLRKQVQPYVSYTARKAIVQEFTPSNEEQELSRLVAEYLRRPNLQALPQSQRQLISLVLWKLLASSTHAIAGALETMAKRLQGVLDASPVVDLTEELDEDYESLDETAEEFVDGEDDSALDAAGPSKEERTAISNEIDELRHFKTLATSIRDNSKGKALLIALDRAFAELDRLGAAKKAIIFTESRRTQDYLLSLLADTPYGDDIVLFNGTNSDARAQAIYKDWIKRHEGTDRITGSKTADTRAALVEHFKERGTMMLATEAGAEGINLQFCSLVINYDLPWNPQRIEQRIGRCHRYGQKHDVVVVNFVDRSNEADARVYELLAQKFQLFEGVFGASDEVLGAIGSGVDFERRIADIYQNCRNPSEIKASFEQLQLDLSGEINEAMVKTRQVLLENFDEEVQDKLRVRAEDSRSARSRFERMLMDLSLAELGGCANFDDDGFHLRRAPDGIDASGLTGIELGRYELPRRSGDAHLYRINHPLALWITHQAKTRALDGAKLVFDYDGYGTKISTLEPYRGNAGWLTLKLVSVEALGNQEQHLLVAASTADGVALAEDDPEKLLRLPATSRAAGLFNNAGDATLVADVTTRKTKLLRDINQRNLGYFEQEVQKLDAWADDLKLGLEQEIKEIDREIKEVRRTAATSPTLEEKLSWQKKQRDLEGKRSKLRRELFTRQDEVEAQRSDLINQLEVQLQQQVEERTLFTIEWELR; encoded by the coding sequence ATGACGCAACAGCTTCTGACTCCGCATCAAAGCCAGTACGTCGCGTGGCTGCTCACCCGCCGCGCGGCGGGCGACACCGTGGAGTCGCTGGCCTCCACGCTGGTCGATTCGCAGGTCGATCTCAACCCGCATCAGGTCGATGCGGCCCTCTTCGCCTGCCGCAACCCACTTTCGCGCGGCGTCATCCTTGCCGACGAAGTAGGTCTCGGCAAGACCATCGAGGCGGGCTTGGTGATCTCGCAGCGCTGGGCGGAGCGACGGCGCAGGATTCTCATCATCGTCCCGGCCAACCTACGCAAGCAATGGCACCAAGAGCTGCAGGACAAATTCAACCTGCAGGGGCTGATCCTCGAAGCCAAGAGCTACAACGCCCTCAAGAAATCCGGTTCCGGCAAGCAGGAGCGGCAGAACCCGTTCCTGATGACGTCGGGCCCGATCATCTGCTCCTACCAGTTCGCCAAGGCCAAGGCCAACGACATCAAGGAGATCGCGTGGGACTTGGTCGTTCTTGACGAAGCCCATCGCCTGCGCAACGTCTACAAGACCAGCAACGTCATTGCCAAGACGCTCAAGGAGGCAATGGCGCACGTCCATTCCAAGGTGCTGCTCACCGCCACGCCCTTGCAGAATTCGCTGCTGGAACTCTACGGCCTCGTCAGCATCATCGACGACCGCGTCTTCGGCGATCTCGACAGCTTCCGCGCGCAGTTCACCGCCAATGGCCGCGACCAAGCCTTCGGCGCATTGCGCGAACGACTGTCCGCCGTCTGCAAACGCACCCTGCGCAAGCAGGTGCAGCCCTACGTGTCCTACACGGCGCGCAAGGCCATCGTGCAGGAGTTCACCCCGTCGAACGAGGAGCAGGAGCTTTCCCGCCTCGTCGCCGAGTACCTGCGCCGCCCCAACCTGCAGGCGTTGCCGCAGAGTCAGCGTCAGCTGATCTCGCTCGTTCTGTGGAAATTGCTGGCGTCCAGCACGCACGCGATTGCGGGCGCGCTGGAAACGATGGCCAAGCGCCTGCAAGGCGTGCTCGACGCATCTCCCGTGGTCGATCTGACGGAGGAACTGGACGAAGACTACGAGTCGCTGGATGAAACCGCCGAGGAATTCGTCGATGGCGAGGACGACTCCGCACTGGATGCGGCCGGGCCCAGCAAGGAGGAGCGCACCGCCATCTCGAACGAGATCGACGAGCTGCGCCACTTCAAGACGCTGGCCACCAGCATCCGCGACAACTCCAAGGGCAAGGCGTTGCTCATCGCCCTCGACCGAGCGTTCGCGGAACTGGATCGGCTGGGCGCGGCCAAGAAGGCCATCATCTTCACCGAATCCAGGCGCACGCAGGATTACCTCCTGAGTCTGCTGGCCGACACGCCCTACGGCGACGACATCGTCCTGTTCAATGGCACCAACAGCGATGCGCGCGCGCAGGCCATCTACAAGGACTGGATCAAGCGCCACGAAGGCACCGACCGCATCACCGGCTCCAAGACTGCCGACACCCGCGCCGCACTGGTCGAGCACTTCAAGGAGCGCGGCACGATGATGCTCGCCACCGAGGCGGGCGCGGAAGGCATCAACCTCCAGTTCTGCTCACTGGTCATCAACTACGACCTGCCGTGGAACCCGCAACGCATCGAGCAGCGCATCGGCCGCTGCCACCGCTATGGGCAAAAACACGATGTGGTCGTGGTCAACTTCGTGGATCGCAGCAACGAGGCCGATGCCCGCGTGTACGAACTGCTGGCACAGAAGTTCCAGCTTTTCGAAGGCGTGTTCGGAGCCAGCGACGAAGTGCTCGGCGCCATCGGCTCCGGTGTCGATTTCGAGCGCCGTATCGCCGACATCTACCAGAACTGCCGCAACCCAAGCGAGATCAAGGCCAGCTTCGAGCAACTCCAACTCGACCTCTCTGGCGAGATCAATGAGGCGATGGTCAAGACGCGCCAAGTGCTGCTGGAGAACTTCGACGAGGAAGTGCAGGACAAACTCCGTGTCCGCGCCGAAGACAGCCGCAGCGCCCGCAGCCGCTTCGAGCGGATGCTGATGGATTTGAGCCTGGCGGAATTGGGCGGCTGCGCCAACTTCGATGACGATGGCTTTCATCTGCGGCGAGCGCCGGACGGCATCGATGCCAGCGGACTCACTGGCATCGAACTGGGGCGCTATGAACTACCACGCCGATCGGGCGACGCGCACCTGTATCGCATCAATCATCCACTGGCATTGTGGATCACGCACCAAGCCAAGACCCGCGCGCTCGATGGAGCCAAGCTGGTGTTCGACTACGACGGCTATGGCACCAAGATCAGTACGCTAGAGCCGTATCGCGGGAACGCCGGGTGGCTCACCCTGAAGCTCGTGTCGGTCGAAGCCTTGGGCAACCAAGAGCAGCACCTGCTGGTCGCGGCCAGTACCGCCGATGGCGTCGCGCTGGCCGAGGATGATCCGGAGAAGCTGTTGCGCCTGCCTGCCACCTCACGGGCGGCGGGCCTGTTCAATAACGCGGGCGACGCCACGCTGGTGGCCGACGTGACCACCCGCAAGACGAAACTGCTGCGGGACATCAATCAGCGCAACCTAGGCTACTTTGAGCAGGAAGTGCAGAAGCTGGATGCCTGGGCGGATGACCTGAAGCTGGGCCTTGAGCAGGAAATCAAGGAGATCGACCGCGAGATCAAGGAGGTACGTCGCACGGCGGCGACGTCGCCCACGCTGGAAGAAAAGCTGTCATGGCAGAAGAAGCAGCGCGACCTGGAAGGCAAGCGCAGCAAGCTGCGCCGCGAACTGTTCACCCGGCAAGATGAGGTCGAAGCCCAGCGCAGCGACCTCATCAACCAGTTGGAAGTGCAGCTCCAGCAGCAGGTGGAAGAGCGCACGCTGTTCACCATCGAATGGGAACTGAGATGA